AGGTTGTGCGAGCCGCCGGCGTTGCCGGTGGTTTGCATGCCCAGCTTGCGCGCCGAATACGACGACAGGAAGTAGCCTTGCAGGACGCCGTCGCTGACGACCTTGCGCGTTTGCGTTTTCACGCCTTCCTCGTCGAACGGGGCCGAGCCGACGCCGCCGACCACGTGCGGATCTTCGACGATCTGGATATGCGCCGGGAAGATGCTCTGGCCGAGCGAATCGAGCAGGAAGGTCGATTTACGGTACAGCGCGCCGCCCGAGGTGGCTTGCACGAAGGCGCCGAGCAGGCCGGCGGCCAGCGGAGCCTCGAACAGCACCGGGCAGGTGCGCGTATCGAGCTTGCGCGCGTGCAGGCGCGCGAGCGCGCGCTCGGCGGCGTAGCGGCCGACCTTTTCCGGGTCGGCGAGGTTTTTCGGGTCGCGCGCCGACGAGTACCAGTCGTCGCGCTGCATGTGCGCGCCCTTGCCGGCGATCGGCGCGACCGACAGCGTGTGGCGCGAGAACGGGTAGCCGGCGCAGAAACCCAGGCTGTTGGCGGCAACAAAATGCGACTGCTGCATGTAGACGCTGGCGCCTTCGCTGTTGGTGACGCGCTTGTCGACCGCGAAGGCGGCGGCTTCGCAGCGCTGCGCCAGCTCGACCGCATCCTCGGCGCTGATGTCCCATGGGTAGCACAGGCGCAGGTCGCGCGGGTTCATCTCCAGCAGTTCGGCGTCGGGCAGGCCGGCGGCCGGGTCTTCGGCGGTGAAGCGGGCGATGTTGTAGGCCGCCTCCACCGTCGCGCGCAGCGAGGCGCTCGAAAAGTCGGACGTGTTGGCGTGGCCGCGGCGCTGGCCGCAGTAGACCGTCACGCCGATGCCCTTGTCCTTGTTCTGCTCGATAGTCTCGATCTGGCCCTTGCGCACCGTGACCGCCAGTCCGCTACCCTCGCTGATCTCGACGGCCGCATTGCTGGCGCCGGTTTCCTTGGCGATCGCCAGCACGTCCTGTGCGAGCTGCTTGAGCTGGTCCTGGGTATGGGTGAAGACGGAGTCGTTCATGTGCGTTTTTCGTAGCGAGCCCTAAAACAGTTATCATAGCAGCCGTTTACTGTTTTTACCGTCACATCATGCCAAACGCAAATCGCGGCT
This genomic stretch from Massilia sp. 9096 harbors:
- the pmbA gene encoding metalloprotease PmbA produces the protein MNDSVFTHTQDQLKQLAQDVLAIAKETGASNAAVEISEGSGLAVTVRKGQIETIEQNKDKGIGVTVYCGQRRGHANTSDFSSASLRATVEAAYNIARFTAEDPAAGLPDAELLEMNPRDLRLCYPWDISAEDAVELAQRCEAAAFAVDKRVTNSEGASVYMQQSHFVAANSLGFCAGYPFSRHTLSVAPIAGKGAHMQRDDWYSSARDPKNLADPEKVGRYAAERALARLHARKLDTRTCPVLFEAPLAAGLLGAFVQATSGGALYRKSTFLLDSLGQSIFPAHIQIVEDPHVVGGVGSAPFDEEGVKTQTRKVVSDGVLQGYFLSSYSARKLGMQTTGNAGGSHNLEIVSRDTKSTDDFEGMLRKMGTGLLVTELMGQGTNYVTGDYSRGASGYWVENGVIQYPVEEITIAGNMKDMFQAIVGIGSDVLTRGNKSTGSILIEKMVVAGN